The following coding sequences are from one Arvicanthis niloticus isolate mArvNil1 chromosome 14, mArvNil1.pat.X, whole genome shotgun sequence window:
- the Gfra3 gene encoding GDNF family receptor alpha-3, translating into MGLSRSPRPPPLVILLLVLPLWLPLGAGNSLPTEHRLVNSCTQARKKCEANPACKAAYQHLASCTSSQSRPLPLEESAMSADCLEAAEQLRNSSLIDCRCHRRMKHQATCLDIYWTVHPARSLGDYELDVSPYEDTVTSKPWKMNLSKLNMLKPDSDLCLKFAMLCTLNDKCDRLRKAYAEACSGLRCQRHLCLAQLRSFFEKAAESHAQGLLLCPCAPEDVGCGERRRNTIAPSCALPSVAPNCLDLRSFCRADPLCRSRLMDFQTHCHPMGIRGTCATEQSRCLRAYLGLIGTAMTPNFISKINTSVALSCTCRGSGNLQDECEQLERSFSQNPCLMEAIAAKMRFHGQLLSQDWADTTFSVVQQQNSNPALRPQPRLPILSFFILTLILLQTLW; encoded by the exons GAAACTCCCTTCCCACAGAGCACAGGCTTGTGAACAGCTGTACCCAGGCCAGAAAGAAATGCGAGGCGAATCCCGCTTGCAAGGCTGCCTACCAACACCTGGCCTCCTGCACCTCCAGTCAGAGCAGGCCCTTGCCCTTGGAGGAGTCTGCCATGTCTGCAGACTGCCTAGAGGCAGCAGAACAACTCAGGAACAGCTCTCTGATAGACTGTAGGTGCCACCGGCGCATGAAACACCAAGCTACCTGTCTGGACATTTATTGGACCGTTCACCCTGCCCGAAGCCTTG GTGACTACGAGTTGGATGTTTCACCCTATGAAGATACAGTGACCAGCAAACCCTGGAAAATGAATCTCAGCAAGCTGAACATGCTCAAACCAG ACTCGGACCTCTGCCTCAAATTTGCTATGCTGTGTACTCTTAACGACAAGTGTGACCGTCTACGCAAGGCCTACGCGGAGGCATGCTCAGGGCTCCGCTGCCAGCGCCACCTCTGCCTAGCACAGCTGCGCTCCTTCTTTGAGAAGGCCGCAGAGTCCCACGCTCAGGGTCTGCTGCTGTGTCCCTGCGCACCCGAAGATGTGGGCTGTGGGGAGCGCCGGCGCAACACCATCGCTCCCAGTTGCGCCCTCCCTTCTGTGGCCCCCAATTGCCTGGATCTGCGGAGCTTCTGCCGTGCGGACCCTCTGTGCAG ATCACGCCTGATGGACTTCCAGACCCACTGCCATCCTATGGGCATCCGCGGGACTTGTGCGACTGAGCAGTCCAGATGTTTGCGGGCATACCTGGGGCTAATTG GCACTGCCATGACCCCAAACTTCATCAGCAAGATCAACACTAGTGTTGCCTTAAGCTGCACCTGCCGAGGCAGTGGCAACCTGCAGGACGAGTGTGAACAGCTGGAAAGgtccttctctcagaacccctgcCTCA TGGAAGCCATTGCAGCTAAGATGCGTTTCCATGGGCAACTCTTATCCCAGGACTGGGCGGACACTACTTTTTCAGTGGTGCAGCAGCAG AACAGCAATCCCGCGCTGAGGCCACAGCCCAGGCtacctattctttctttcttcatccttACCTTGATTCTGCTGCAGACCCTCTGGTAG